The following are from one region of the Ignavibacteriota bacterium genome:
- a CDS encoding carbohydrate binding family 9 domain-containing protein: protein MNKDVILIAEKLNSPIELDGELIEHVWQNGNTFENFIQRDPDEGAPASERTIMKIAYDKDYLYLGAIMYDSSPELILARLTRRDEDIDADNIVLCLDPYNDKRSGYYFGLNAAGTQLDGILYNDTWDDDSWDGVWEGKVHRNNKGWSAEMKIPFSQMRFNESDSMVWGINFRRIIARKNEESYLVFVPKNESGFVSNFASLKGFEKIDGSGHLEILPYITGKAEYLQYEDGDPFHDGKSYSSGVGADFKMGIGSNLNLNATVNPDFGQVEIDPAVINLSDVETFFEEKRPFFIEGSNIFNFGYGGVRNYWGFNWGGADFFYSRRIGRQPQGSIPDDADFSDYPTGTHILAAGKLTGKLGDSWNIGTIQNITQREFAKISVDGMQSETEVEPLAYYGIFRAQNEFNNGQHGLGFISTVSLRDFDDQQLRNEINKSALTFGLDGWTFLDESKTWVVAGWTGASYVYGNEQRMIELQKSSRHYFQRPDADHVNVDSSVKSLTGYAGRFYLAKQKGNFFVNTAFGFITPGFDVNDVGFFFRADIVNWHAGAGYYWSDPNDIFRYLELGGALFQNHDFGGNKTWEGFYHFGSIQFPNYYSANWDVGLYAESFNNNRTRGGPLTLNPAGYQVSLNLGSDSRKDWVIEFGGGLSESNPSYDWFAEASLELRLLPNISFIFSPQFAKEFSYAQYVDTYSDQTATKTYGSRYVFAELNQKTLSSSIRLNWTFTPDLSLQLYIQPLISSGDYSNFKELKAPSTYNFMVYGEEGSTFNSETNTADPDGSGPAQPIDVGNPDFNVKSLRGNAVLRWEYLPGSVIYFVWTQTREEAEEIGDFKFEESMTKMVQAEPDNIFMIKVTYWLNF, encoded by the coding sequence ATGAACAAAGATGTAATCCTCATTGCTGAGAAATTAAATTCTCCAATTGAACTGGATGGTGAGTTGATTGAACACGTCTGGCAAAATGGAAATACTTTCGAAAATTTTATTCAAAGAGATCCCGATGAAGGTGCTCCGGCAAGTGAGCGAACGATTATGAAAATAGCATATGATAAAGATTATTTATACCTCGGTGCAATTATGTATGATTCATCACCTGAATTGATTCTGGCAAGACTAACAAGAAGAGATGAAGATATTGATGCTGATAATATTGTTTTATGTCTGGATCCATACAACGATAAAAGAAGCGGTTACTATTTTGGACTGAATGCAGCCGGAACTCAACTGGATGGAATTCTTTATAATGATACCTGGGATGATGATTCGTGGGATGGTGTCTGGGAAGGAAAAGTTCATAGAAATAACAAGGGCTGGTCTGCAGAAATGAAAATTCCATTTTCTCAGATGAGGTTCAACGAATCAGATAGCATGGTCTGGGGTATAAACTTCAGAAGAATTATTGCAAGAAAAAATGAAGAATCATATTTAGTATTTGTACCGAAAAATGAAAGCGGGTTCGTTTCTAATTTTGCCAGTTTGAAGGGCTTTGAAAAAATTGATGGCAGTGGTCATCTTGAAATACTGCCATACATCACGGGTAAAGCTGAGTATCTTCAATACGAAGATGGAGATCCTTTTCATGATGGAAAAAGTTATTCATCTGGAGTGGGTGCAGATTTTAAGATGGGAATCGGTTCAAACTTAAATCTGAATGCTACAGTTAACCCAGATTTTGGTCAGGTTGAAATTGATCCTGCGGTAATAAATCTTAGTGATGTTGAAACATTCTTTGAAGAGAAAAGACCTTTCTTTATTGAAGGTTCAAATATTTTCAATTTTGGCTATGGAGGAGTGAGAAATTATTGGGGATTTAACTGGGGCGGCGCGGATTTTTTCTATAGCAGACGAATTGGAAGACAGCCGCAAGGCAGTATTCCGGATGATGCTGACTTTTCTGATTATCCAACCGGAACTCATATACTGGCGGCAGGTAAACTTACCGGGAAACTTGGTGATAGCTGGAATATCGGTACAATTCAAAATATCACCCAGAGAGAATTTGCAAAAATTTCTGTCGATGGTATGCAATCGGAAACAGAAGTCGAACCACTCGCATACTATGGAATTTTCCGGGCTCAGAATGAATTTAATAACGGACAACACGGGCTTGGATTTATTTCCACTGTTTCTCTCAGAGATTTTGATGATCAACAACTTCGTAATGAAATTAATAAAAGTGCTTTGACATTCGGACTTGATGGCTGGACTTTTCTTGACGAATCGAAAACCTGGGTTGTTGCAGGTTGGACAGGTGCGAGTTATGTATATGGTAATGAGCAGCGAATGATTGAACTTCAGAAAAGTTCAAGACACTATTTCCAGAGACCGGATGCTGATCATGTAAATGTTGATAGCTCCGTTAAATCATTAACTGGTTATGCAGGAAGATTTTATTTAGCAAAGCAAAAAGGAAATTTCTTTGTTAATACTGCATTTGGATTTATAACACCGGGATTTGATGTAAATGATGTTGGATTTTTCTTCAGAGCGGATATAGTGAATTGGCATGCCGGTGCCGGATATTACTGGAGCGATCCCAACGATATTTTCAGATATCTTGAACTTGGTGGCGCTTTATTTCAAAATCATGACTTTGGTGGAAATAAAACCTGGGAAGGTTTTTACCATTTTGGTTCAATTCAATTCCCAAACTATTATTCTGCGAATTGGGATGTTGGATTATATGCAGAGTCATTTAATAATAACCGTACCCGGGGCGGACCGTTAACTTTAAATCCTGCCGGATACCAGGTATCACTCAATCTTGGTTCTGACAGCAGAAAAGATTGGGTGATCGAATTTGGCGGAGGACTTAGTGAGTCAAATCCTTCTTATGATTGGTTTGCGGAAGCGAGTTTGGAACTCAGGTTGTTACCTAATATTTCATTTATTTTCAGTCCTCAATTCGCAAAAGAATTCTCTTATGCGCAGTATGTTGATACATATTCAGATCAAACAGCAACAAAAACTTATGGAAGCAGATATGTATTTGCCGAACTTAATCAGAAAACTTTATCATCGAGCATCAGATTAAACTGGACGTTTACTCCGGATTTAAGTTTACAACTTTATATTCAACCGCTTATTTCTTCCGGCGATTACTCAAACTTTAAAGAGCTTAAAGCTCCGAGTACTTACAATTTTATGGTTTATGGCGAAGAGGGCTCAACATTCAATTCTGAAACCAACACAGCAGATCCGGATGGTTCAGGTCCAGCTCAACCAATTGATGTTGGCAACCCAGATTTTAATGTAAAATCGCTCAGAGGTAATGCGGTTTTAAGATGGGAGTACTTACCGGGAAGTGTGATTTATTTTGTATGGACACAAACCAGAGAAGAAGCTGAAGAAATCGGAGATTTTAAATTTGAAGAATCAATGACTAAAATGGTGCAAGCTGAACCGGATAATATTTTTATGATCAAAGTAACTTATTGGTTGAATTTCTAA
- the rpiA gene encoding ribose-5-phosphate isomerase RpiA, which translates to MNEKKNAAEYSVDYIEDGMVIGLGTGSTVSFMLNKLAERIKSGLNITAVSSSQATTKLASSLGIKITMLSEVDEIDLNIDGADEVDENLNGIKGGGGALLNEKIIASNSKKNIWIVDSSKLVKTLGNFPLPVEVIQFGTTQLCVKLERSGFKPTLRAKGPVKYITDNNNYIVDLKMGRIPDPLALDIKLKSFPGIVETGLFYDTADEVIAGVGKEIKIFSKKKRV; encoded by the coding sequence ATGAATGAAAAGAAAAATGCCGCTGAATATTCAGTTGATTATATCGAAGATGGGATGGTTATCGGACTTGGCACCGGTTCAACTGTTTCATTTATGCTTAATAAACTTGCAGAACGAATAAAATCAGGATTGAATATTACTGCGGTATCCAGTTCACAGGCTACAACAAAACTTGCTTCCTCACTTGGAATTAAAATAACCATGCTCAGCGAGGTTGATGAGATTGACTTAAATATTGATGGCGCTGATGAGGTTGATGAAAATCTGAATGGAATAAAGGGTGGTGGCGGCGCTCTTCTTAACGAAAAAATAATTGCTTCTAATTCAAAGAAAAATATCTGGATTGTAGATTCTTCAAAGTTAGTAAAAACTCTCGGAAATTTTCCTCTTCCAGTTGAAGTTATACAGTTCGGCACAACACAGTTGTGTGTTAAACTTGAAAGGAGCGGATTCAAACCAACTTTGCGTGCAAAAGGTCCTGTAAAATATATTACCGACAATAACAACTACATTGTTGATTTGAAAATGGGCAGGATTCCTGATCCTTTAGCTCTGGATATTAAACTAAAAAGCTTCCCTGGAATAGTTGAGACGGGTTTATTCTATGATACAGCAGATGAAGTGATTGCAGGAGTTGGCAAAGAGATTAAAATATTTTCAAAAAAAAAGAGAGTCTGA
- a CDS encoding aminotransferase class I/II-fold pyridoxal phosphate-dependent enzyme yields MHHFDPSNEIQDYLVFGEYGDVNPSITDSSTFTFLSPEKMKELFEQEVEGCFLYSRHWNPTNKYLADALARLEDSEAALVTGSGMAAIVCSILQVCSYGDEIISSRTIYGGTYAFLKNLLPRFGINVKFVNTQDLETVKKAITKKTKIIYCEAISNPLLEIADIPKLSEIANANNVKLMIDNTFSPIIISPIQLGAHIVVHSLTKFINGTSDCVAGCVCSSKDFICQMMDINSGTAMLLGPVLDSHRAASILKNLHSLHIRIEKHGKNALYLAENFEKLGLKVYYPGLPSHRGHILLKKIMNEGFGFGGMLAIDAGDEKTADALMKKMQEEKVGYLAVSLGYFKTLFSSPGHSTSSEIPKEEQEKMGLSEGLVRISIGLDNNIHKTFERIKKCLVDVGLLKA; encoded by the coding sequence ATGCACCACTTTGACCCTTCAAATGAAATACAGGATTACCTTGTATTTGGAGAATACGGCGACGTAAATCCATCAATAACTGATTCATCAACATTTACTTTTTTAAGTCCCGAAAAAATGAAAGAGCTTTTTGAACAAGAAGTTGAAGGCTGCTTTCTCTATTCACGTCACTGGAATCCAACAAATAAATATTTAGCAGATGCACTTGCAAGATTGGAAGATAGCGAAGCCGCACTCGTTACTGGTTCTGGTATGGCAGCTATTGTCTGTTCAATTTTACAAGTGTGTAGTTACGGTGATGAAATAATTTCCAGCAGAACAATTTATGGCGGTACTTATGCATTTCTGAAAAACCTGTTACCAAGATTCGGTATAAATGTTAAGTTTGTTAATACTCAGGATCTTGAAACGGTAAAAAAAGCTATCACTAAAAAAACAAAAATTATTTATTGTGAAGCAATAAGTAATCCATTACTTGAAATTGCTGATATTCCAAAACTCAGCGAAATTGCAAATGCAAACAATGTTAAGTTGATGATTGATAATACATTCAGCCCGATAATTATTAGTCCGATTCAATTAGGCGCACATATCGTCGTTCATAGTCTTACAAAATTTATTAATGGAACAAGTGATTGTGTTGCAGGATGTGTTTGCAGCAGCAAAGACTTTATTTGCCAGATGATGGATATAAATTCAGGTACGGCAATGCTGCTCGGACCGGTTCTGGATAGTCACAGAGCCGCGAGTATTTTGAAGAACCTTCATTCACTTCATATCAGGATTGAGAAGCACGGGAAGAATGCGCTGTATCTTGCAGAAAATTTTGAGAAACTTGGTTTGAAAGTTTACTACCCTGGTCTTCCATCACATCGGGGTCATATTCTATTAAAAAAAATAATGAATGAAGGATTTGGTTTTGGTGGAATGCTTGCAATTGATGCCGGCGATGAAAAAACAGCAGATGCATTAATGAAAAAAATGCAAGAAGAGAAAGTCGGTTATCTTGCTGTTAGTCTCGGTTATTTCAAAACATTGTTCAGTTCGCCCGGACATAGTACTTCATCTGAAATTCCGAAAGAAGAACAGGAAAAGATGGGATTGAGTGAAGGTCTGGTGCGTATTTCAATTGGGCTGGATAACAACATTCACAAAACTTTCGAACGAATAAAAAAATGTCTGGTTGATGTGGGATTGCTTAAAGCTTAG
- a CDS encoding DUF2905 domain-containing protein has product MQRTLIVIGIIILLAGLLWPWLIKLPIGKLPGDIIIDKPNFKIYIPITTMIIISLIVTLIIWLFRK; this is encoded by the coding sequence TTGCAGCGAACTTTAATTGTTATTGGAATAATAATTTTACTGGCAGGTTTACTCTGGCCCTGGCTTATAAAACTACCAATTGGAAAACTTCCGGGAGACATAATAATAGATAAGCCAAATTTTAAAATTTACATTCCAATCACAACGATGATAATAATCAGCCTGATAGTTACTCTCATAATTTGGCTGTTCAGGAAGTAG
- a CDS encoding HAMP domain-containing histidine kinase, which translates to MNKTVKKIAFILIILILLPAAFLTINEMISLNQNEEVIGKIYSNQLDAILFSVNQYSEDVVSSWASKLDMFIDKVQNIEEKKIPSAVDSFRNQFPSVYNIFIADSVGDKHIELLGFDKNKNRNSTFQIKMDSLINYVLSENKVQVEKLFLYSQSGYRKLEPVKLGIPKQRGYFLLFIKKTNFGTKQIVGMFIEPQEFTYRILSPKIQEIAQGEFVISVFNNDEKFHLNSAKDPDLQKVQQSKALWIFPDYQIGISLVGQTIEDLVQQRALTNILLISLLTVVLILGVWIVYRNIKKEVELAQIKSDFVSNVSHELRTPLSLISMFSETLEMDRVKSDEKKKEYYSIISQEANRLSKIVNSILNFSKMEAGKRQFNFVDSYLNDVAENVYRSYKFHLEQKGFSFNIIKDESIPIIKIDEEAVSESIVNLVDNAVKYSNEKKEITIRTGMESNFAFVEVEDKGICIPEKDQKKVFEKFFRVSSGDVHNVKGSGLGLSIVKHIVDAHKGKIELYSEVGKGSKFRLLFPLSKM; encoded by the coding sequence ATGAACAAAACAGTAAAAAAAATTGCATTTATACTAATAATACTAATTCTGCTTCCTGCTGCATTCCTGACAATTAATGAAATGATTTCCCTGAACCAAAATGAAGAAGTAATTGGCAAGATATATTCTAACCAGCTTGATGCAATTCTTTTTTCAGTTAATCAGTATTCGGAAGATGTTGTAAGCAGTTGGGCAAGCAAGCTAGATATGTTTATTGATAAGGTTCAGAATATTGAAGAAAAAAAAATACCATCTGCAGTTGACAGTTTCCGGAACCAGTTCCCTTCCGTATATAATATATTCATTGCTGATAGTGTTGGGGATAAACATATAGAACTCCTCGGATTCGATAAAAATAAAAATCGTAATTCGACGTTTCAGATTAAAATGGATTCTTTGATTAATTATGTATTAAGTGAAAACAAAGTTCAGGTGGAAAAACTTTTCTTATATAGTCAGTCTGGATACAGAAAACTCGAACCAGTTAAACTTGGAATTCCCAAACAAAGAGGATATTTTCTTTTATTCATCAAAAAAACAAATTTTGGGACAAAACAAATAGTAGGAATGTTTATTGAACCTCAGGAATTTACTTACAGAATTCTTTCTCCAAAGATTCAAGAGATTGCTCAAGGTGAATTTGTAATTTCTGTTTTTAATAATGACGAAAAATTTCACCTCAATTCTGCGAAAGATCCTGATCTGCAAAAAGTTCAACAATCAAAAGCTCTGTGGATCTTTCCTGATTATCAAATTGGAATTTCGCTTGTTGGACAAACTATTGAAGACCTCGTTCAGCAAAGAGCATTGACAAATATTTTGCTCATAAGTTTGTTGACTGTTGTTTTGATTCTTGGTGTATGGATAGTATATCGGAATATCAAAAAGGAAGTCGAGCTTGCCCAGATTAAATCTGATTTTGTTTCGAATGTCTCTCACGAGCTCAGAACACCGCTTTCATTAATTAGTATGTTTTCGGAAACACTGGAGATGGACAGAGTAAAATCTGATGAAAAGAAAAAAGAATATTATTCAATCATCAGTCAGGAAGCAAACAGGCTGAGTAAGATAGTCAATTCAATTCTCAACTTTTCTAAAATGGAGGCTGGTAAGAGGCAGTTTAATTTTGTTGACAGTTATCTTAATGATGTTGCTGAAAATGTTTATCGTTCCTACAAATTTCATCTTGAACAGAAAGGGTTTTCGTTTAATATTATTAAGGATGAATCAATCCCGATAATCAAAATAGATGAAGAAGCAGTTTCGGAGTCTATTGTAAATCTTGTGGATAATGCAGTTAAGTACAGCAATGAGAAAAAAGAAATTACAATTCGTACTGGAATGGAGAGCAATTTTGCTTTTGTTGAAGTTGAAGACAAAGGCATCTGTATTCCCGAAAAAGATCAGAAAAAAGTTTTTGAAAAATTTTTCAGAGTGAGTTCCGGCGATGTTCATAATGTGAAAGGTTCTGGTTTAGGTTTAAGTATTGTTAAACATATTGTCGATGCGCATAAAGGAAAAATTGAGTTATACAGTGAAGTTGGTAAAGGAAGTAAGTTTAGATTACTGTTTCCGTTAAGTAAAATGTAG
- a CDS encoding four helix bundle protein: protein MRDFRKLKVWEKAHAITLKIYKVTEKYPREELYGLTSQIRRACVSIPTNIAEGCVRSSDADFSRFLYIALGSTSELEYLILLSMDLKFINAELHIELNNEINEIKKMLISMIQKLKA from the coding sequence ATGAGAGATTTTAGAAAATTAAAAGTTTGGGAAAAAGCTCATGCAATAACTTTGAAGATTTATAAGGTTACGGAGAAATATCCGCGTGAGGAATTATATGGATTAACTTCTCAAATTCGTAGAGCTTGTGTTTCAATTCCAACTAATATTGCAGAAGGTTGTGTGAGAAGTTCTGATGCTGATTTTTCTCGATTCCTTTATATTGCGCTTGGATCAACAAGCGAATTAGAATATTTAATATTGTTATCAATGGATCTAAAATTTATTAATGCAGAATTGCATATTGAATTAAATAACGAGATCAATGAAATCAAAAAAATGCTGATCTCAATGATTCAAAAACTTAAAGCTTAA
- a CDS encoding response regulator transcription factor, giving the protein MVRILIIEDEPNMRMGLRDNLEFEGYEVNIAEDGEKGLKLIREKQYNLIILDVMMPKMSGLEVCKIIRKEGVQTPVIFLTAKGEEIDKVLGLELGADDYVTKPFSLRELLARVKAVLRRGETSINTNASDAVIGKLTVHFTGYQAYDKGIPVQMSHKEFEILHYLWKKRNQTVSRDELLNNIWGYEENPATRTVDNFIVKLRNRVEKDPNHPQIILTVHGIGYKLVS; this is encoded by the coding sequence ATGGTCAGAATTTTAATTATCGAAGACGAACCAAATATGCGAATGGGTTTGCGTGACAACCTCGAGTTCGAAGGTTACGAAGTAAACATCGCTGAAGATGGTGAAAAAGGTTTGAAGTTGATACGTGAAAAACAATACAATCTTATCATTCTTGATGTGATGATGCCGAAGATGTCTGGCTTGGAAGTTTGTAAGATAATCAGAAAAGAAGGAGTGCAGACTCCGGTTATTTTTCTTACCGCAAAAGGCGAAGAGATTGATAAAGTTCTTGGACTTGAATTAGGTGCCGATGATTACGTAACAAAACCTTTCAGTCTTCGTGAACTGCTTGCAAGAGTAAAAGCTGTTTTAAGACGAGGTGAAACTTCTATTAACACAAATGCTTCTGATGCGGTTATTGGAAAATTGACAGTGCATTTTACTGGTTACCAGGCTTATGATAAAGGAATTCCTGTGCAGATGTCTCACAAAGAATTTGAAATACTCCACTATCTCTGGAAAAAAAGAAACCAGACTGTGAGCAGAGATGAATTACTTAATAACATCTGGGGATATGAAGAAAATCCTGCAACACGTACTGTAGATAATTTTATTGTTAAGCTAAGAAACAGAGTCGAAAAAGATCCCAACCACCCGCAAATAATTTTAACTGTCCACGGGATTGGATATAAGCTGGTGAGTTGA
- a CDS encoding type II toxin-antitoxin system RelE/ParE family toxin, giving the protein MRFKVNFINDAEEDLLDIYKYVYLNDSEANAEKLYDNLYKKCLTLQAFPKRGRTLPELKLFEIEDFMEIFYKPYRIIYQIIQDEVFIHCILDGRREVQKMLQERLLRI; this is encoded by the coding sequence ATGAGATTCAAAGTTAATTTTATTAATGATGCTGAAGAAGATTTACTTGATATATATAAATATGTTTACTTGAATGATTCAGAAGCGAATGCAGAGAAATTATATGATAATTTGTATAAAAAATGTTTAACGCTTCAAGCGTTTCCTAAAAGAGGTCGTACCCTGCCCGAATTAAAGTTATTCGAGATTGAAGATTTTATGGAAATTTTTTACAAACCTTATAGAATAATTTATCAGATAATTCAGGACGAAGTGTTTATACATTGTATTCTGGATGGTCGAAGAGAAGTCCAGAAAATGTTACAAGAAAGATTACTGAGAATATAG
- a CDS encoding type II toxin-antitoxin system Phd/YefM family antitoxin, protein MRLSESVKSISYLKANAANMIEEINQNQKTYVITQNGEAKVIVQDIKVFEQTQEALALLKILAMSGKNLKNKRYKPMDKTFKDIRKKISKFKKETK, encoded by the coding sequence AATCAGTAAAATCAATCAGCTATCTGAAAGCAAACGCTGCCAATATGATAGAAGAAATCAACCAAAACCAAAAAACTTACGTTATAACTCAGAACGGTGAAGCAAAGGTTATTGTTCAGGATATAAAAGTATTTGAACAAACTCAAGAAGCTCTGGCTCTCTTAAAAATTCTAGCTATGAGTGGAAAGAATTTGAAAAATAAAAGATATAAACCTATGGATAAAACCTTCAAAGACATTCGAAAAAAGATTTCTAAGTTTAAAAAAGAAACCAAATGA